From a single Microbacterium terrisoli genomic region:
- a CDS encoding DUF58 domain-containing protein, which yields MRRAWPLTARGTAAAILALALFIASAQLGSVQLLGFGVFLLALVAVSLIALHITRRDVRVSRTTSPGVAATGSTMRVTVHVSVRTALPTTPGTWQDSVPEGLEGRSDGRFPAVGSGLRGGDRAVDLVYDLQANRRGVHWLGPLELTIRDPFGIARHPAEIGETTRVIVTPECVDLPPLTAFAGATGGVLQATTTRLGQGTDNLVARPYEPGDAMRRIHWRATAHRDTLMVRQEEQESTPEATVVLDRATARWSQDAVAEPGRDAQFEAAVDACVSAANALVRDGYTVQVTDVDGTPLSEPLPGGEQAAVTTMVARFATLTAHGAADLGTIARLWSGSTTGPLVLITGGLTPADVDTMAALPSHSVHPVLLATHPQGDAIERATATGWFAASIAPGADLRDAWMQVSRADLSPGAARGLF from the coding sequence ATGCGACGCGCATGGCCGCTCACCGCCCGAGGCACCGCCGCGGCGATCCTCGCCCTGGCCCTGTTCATCGCGTCCGCGCAGCTGGGCTCGGTGCAGCTGCTCGGGTTCGGCGTGTTCCTCCTCGCCCTGGTCGCGGTCAGTCTGATCGCGCTGCACATCACGCGACGCGACGTGCGCGTGTCGCGCACGACCTCGCCCGGGGTCGCGGCCACCGGCTCGACGATGCGCGTGACAGTGCACGTCAGTGTGCGCACGGCTCTGCCGACCACACCGGGCACCTGGCAGGACAGCGTGCCGGAGGGCCTGGAGGGCCGCTCCGACGGCCGCTTCCCCGCGGTCGGGTCGGGTCTTCGCGGCGGCGATCGCGCCGTCGACCTGGTCTACGACCTGCAGGCGAACCGTCGCGGCGTGCACTGGCTGGGCCCGCTCGAGCTCACGATCCGCGACCCGTTCGGCATCGCACGCCACCCTGCCGAGATCGGCGAGACCACGCGGGTGATCGTCACCCCCGAATGCGTCGATCTGCCGCCGCTGACGGCGTTCGCCGGCGCGACCGGCGGCGTGCTGCAGGCCACGACCACGCGGCTCGGGCAGGGCACCGACAACCTCGTCGCACGCCCCTATGAGCCCGGCGATGCGATGCGCCGCATCCACTGGCGCGCCACTGCCCACCGCGACACCCTCATGGTGCGCCAGGAGGAGCAGGAGTCCACGCCCGAGGCGACGGTCGTCCTGGACCGCGCGACGGCGCGGTGGAGTCAGGATGCCGTGGCCGAGCCGGGCCGTGACGCTCAGTTCGAAGCGGCCGTCGACGCGTGTGTGTCAGCGGCGAACGCGTTGGTGCGCGACGGCTACACCGTCCAGGTGACCGACGTGGACGGCACGCCCCTGAGCGAGCCGCTGCCCGGCGGCGAGCAGGCGGCGGTGACCACGATGGTCGCCCGCTTCGCGACCCTCACCGCGCACGGCGCCGCCGACCTGGGCACGATCGCGCGGCTGTGGTCGGGGTCCACGACCGGTCCCCTGGTGCTGATCACCGGTGGCCTCACGCCCGCCGATGTCGACACGATGGCCGCTCTGCCCTCCCACAGCGTGCATCCGGTGCTGCTGGCCACGCACCCGCAGGGCGACGCGATCGAGCGGGCGACGGCAACCGGGTGGTTCGCGGCATCCATCGCCCCCGGTGCCGACCTGCGTGACGCGTGGATGCAGGTCTCGCGCGCCGACCTCTCCCCGGGAGCAGCCCGTGGCCTCTTCTGA
- a CDS encoding MFS transporter: MGTSSSTQSKGPVRSLVAARLDRLPWSAFHWSVIFGLGTAWILDGLEIQIVATAGYAHDLNMNSVQVGFTGTVYLIGEVVGALYFGRLSDKLGRRRLFILTLAIYLVGSGIAGLSFSMWFLWIFRFIAGLGIGGEYTAINSAIDELIPSKYRGRVDLAVNGTYWFGGGLGAFANLFLLADEGFANAWGWRIAFFIGPVLGLIIIYLRRHIPESPRWLMTHGREDEAEATVSEIEDDIVSDGFELPEVDEELALEVVAHENTPFREVAHTFLRKYPRRTFLGLSMMITQSFLYNAIFFTYAIVLQQFYGISAANIAFYFFPFALGNLAGPLVLGPLFDTVGRRKMIFGTYALAGIVLGVSGALFQAGLLNAITQTAFWCVAFFFAVGQITGALAPTLYGALIGRVAARTAGIRLLPRGGCDDRRRSDRADLRRRRRKAIVGVDHRSVVEGRSARRRDERHGSRQSRWVIMR; this comes from the coding sequence ATGGGCACCAGCTCGAGCACACAGTCGAAGGGACCGGTGCGCAGCCTCGTCGCGGCCCGCCTGGACAGATTGCCATGGTCTGCGTTCCACTGGTCGGTCATCTTCGGTCTGGGGACGGCCTGGATCCTGGACGGCCTCGAGATCCAGATCGTCGCGACCGCCGGGTATGCGCACGACCTGAACATGAACTCGGTGCAGGTCGGCTTCACCGGAACCGTCTACCTCATCGGCGAAGTCGTCGGCGCGCTGTACTTCGGTCGACTCTCCGACAAGCTCGGGCGCAGAAGGCTCTTCATCCTGACGCTCGCGATCTACCTGGTCGGCAGCGGCATTGCCGGGTTGTCGTTCTCGATGTGGTTCCTGTGGATCTTCCGCTTCATCGCGGGGCTGGGTATCGGCGGCGAATACACCGCCATCAATTCCGCGATCGACGAGCTGATCCCGTCCAAGTACCGGGGGCGGGTGGATCTCGCCGTGAACGGTACGTATTGGTTCGGCGGCGGGCTCGGCGCATTCGCGAACCTCTTCCTGCTCGCCGACGAGGGTTTCGCCAACGCGTGGGGCTGGCGGATCGCATTCTTCATCGGACCGGTGCTGGGGCTGATCATCATCTATCTGCGCCGACACATCCCCGAGAGTCCGCGCTGGCTGATGACCCATGGACGTGAGGATGAAGCGGAGGCGACGGTGTCCGAGATCGAGGACGACATCGTCTCCGACGGCTTCGAACTCCCAGAGGTCGACGAGGAACTCGCGCTGGAGGTGGTCGCGCACGAGAACACTCCATTCCGAGAGGTCGCGCACACCTTCCTGCGCAAGTATCCGCGGCGGACGTTCCTCGGCCTGAGCATGATGATCACCCAGTCGTTCCTCTACAACGCGATCTTCTTCACGTACGCGATCGTGCTGCAGCAGTTCTACGGCATCTCTGCGGCCAACATCGCGTTCTATTTCTTCCCGTTCGCGCTGGGAAACCTCGCCGGCCCGCTCGTGCTGGGACCGCTGTTCGACACGGTCGGGCGCCGGAAGATGATCTTCGGCACGTATGCTCTGGCCGGGATCGTCCTCGGTGTCTCGGGTGCGCTGTTCCAGGCCGGTCTGCTCAACGCCATCACGCAGACGGCGTTCTGGTGCGTGGCGTTCTTCTTCGCCGTTGGACAGATCACCGGCGCGCTCGCGCCCACCCTGTACGGTGCGCTGATCGGCCGGGTCGCAGCGCGGACCGCTGGCATTCGGCTACTACCTCGGGGCGGGTGTGATGATCGTCGGCGGAGTGATCGCGCTGATCTTCGGCGTCGACGCCGAAAGGCGATCGTTGGAGTCGATCACCGATCCGTTGTCGAAGGTCGAAGCGCGCGCAGACGGGACGAGCGGCACGGGTCGCGGCAAAGCCGATGGGTGATCATGCGGTGA
- a CDS encoding AAA family ATPase, protein MSPSLFAEKTEAILAEISRVIDGKPDAVRSALVTLLAEGHLLIEDVPGVGKTMLARALAATIDATVHRIQFTPDLLPGDVTGVSVFNPAEREFEFKPGAVFANIVIADEINRSSPKTQSALLEAMEEGQVTADGHTYALPDPFLVVATQNPLEMEGTYALPEAQRDRFMMRISMGYPDAAAEAQMLRERDIANPLAAISPVVDEGQVRELIAWSRRVHVSPPIEQYAVSLAQATRAHPDLRLGASPRATLQLVRAAKVWAALDGRAFVIPDDISALLLPVFTHRLIPTRVTNARGRSGTDTVVSILERLIGTVPVPLPRT, encoded by the coding sequence ATGAGCCCATCGCTGTTCGCCGAGAAGACCGAGGCGATCCTCGCAGAGATCTCGCGCGTGATCGACGGCAAACCCGATGCGGTGCGCAGCGCGCTGGTCACGCTGCTGGCCGAGGGCCACCTCTTGATCGAGGACGTGCCCGGCGTCGGCAAGACCATGCTCGCGCGGGCGCTGGCGGCCACGATCGACGCGACGGTGCACCGCATCCAGTTCACTCCCGACCTGCTGCCCGGAGATGTGACCGGAGTGAGCGTGTTCAACCCCGCCGAGCGCGAGTTCGAGTTCAAGCCGGGGGCGGTGTTCGCCAACATCGTGATCGCCGACGAGATCAACCGCTCCTCCCCCAAGACGCAGTCGGCGCTGCTGGAGGCGATGGAAGAGGGCCAGGTCACCGCCGACGGTCACACCTATGCGCTGCCCGACCCGTTCCTGGTGGTGGCCACCCAGAACCCGCTCGAGATGGAGGGCACCTACGCTCTGCCCGAAGCGCAGCGCGATCGTTTCATGATGCGCATCTCGATGGGGTATCCGGATGCCGCGGCCGAGGCGCAGATGCTGCGCGAGCGCGACATCGCCAACCCGCTGGCCGCGATCAGCCCGGTCGTCGACGAAGGCCAGGTGCGTGAGCTGATCGCCTGGTCGCGTCGCGTGCACGTCTCGCCGCCGATCGAGCAGTACGCGGTCTCGCTCGCCCAGGCGACCCGGGCCCACCCGGACCTGCGGCTGGGCGCCAGCCCCCGTGCGACCCTGCAGCTGGTGCGCGCCGCGAAGGTATGGGCAGCCCTGGACGGGCGCGCCTTCGTGATTCCCGACGACATCTCTGCGTTGCTGCTGCCCGTGTTCACCCATCGCCTCATCCCCACCCGCGTCACCAACGCACGCGGCCGCAGCGGCACCGACACCGTCGTATCGATCCTCGAGCGGCTGATCGGGACCGTTCCGGTGCCCCTGCCCAGGACCTGA
- a CDS encoding universal stress protein: protein MAYVIAAVSASSGSPQALIAAAAEAQARGAELIALQAWRPPRPPAAPRGRPPSVSRDPDAEFAAAERALRAHVSAILGTGAAVTCRVVRGAPSSVLLAESAGAELLVLDAPRTRESMRSPVLAHRLIYAASCPILILPPTAPPAGA from the coding sequence ATGGCATACGTGATCGCCGCGGTGAGCGCGTCGAGCGGGTCTCCACAGGCACTGATCGCCGCCGCAGCCGAGGCACAGGCGCGAGGCGCGGAACTGATCGCTCTGCAGGCGTGGCGGCCCCCGCGGCCACCGGCAGCGCCACGCGGTCGCCCGCCCAGCGTGTCGCGGGACCCAGATGCGGAGTTCGCCGCGGCCGAACGCGCATTGCGGGCACACGTTTCCGCCATTCTCGGCACGGGCGCAGCTGTGACATGCCGGGTGGTGCGCGGTGCGCCGAGCTCGGTGCTGCTTGCCGAGTCGGCGGGTGCCGAGCTGCTGGTGCTGGACGCACCGCGTACGCGCGAGAGCATGAGGTCGCCGGTGCTTGCGCATCGGCTGATCTACGCCGCGTCGTGCCCCATCCTGATCTTGCCTCCGACGGCCCCACCAGCGGGCGCATAG
- the gnd gene encoding phosphogluconate dehydrogenase (NAD(+)-dependent, decarboxylating) — MQLGMIGLGRMGANIVRRLQRDGHECVVFDTNKDAVAALVAEGATGADSLSDLAAKLQAPRAVWVMVPASITGKVVDQLADVFETGDAIIDGGNSNYRDDVRRAEALDKRGIDYIDAGTSGGVFGLERGYCLMIGGPDAAVQRLEPIFRTIAPGAGDIDRTPGRSGDYAPEELGYLHCGPSGAGHFVKMVHNGIEYGIMAALAEGLNILDNADAGTREAEHSAEIAPLEEPEFYKFTVDTPKVAELWRRGSVISSWLLDLTAAALEENHDLHGLAGRVSDSGEGRWTVKAAVDVGVPVPVLASALFERFASRDEDHYANQLLSAMRLQFGGHKELPAGDVLEAGGRKADAHE; from the coding sequence ATGCAACTGGGAATGATCGGCCTCGGCCGGATGGGTGCGAACATCGTGCGGCGACTGCAGCGCGACGGCCACGAATGCGTCGTGTTCGACACGAACAAGGATGCCGTGGCAGCACTGGTCGCCGAGGGCGCCACGGGTGCCGACAGCCTGTCCGATCTCGCCGCGAAGCTGCAGGCTCCGCGTGCGGTCTGGGTCATGGTTCCGGCATCCATCACCGGAAAGGTGGTCGACCAGCTGGCCGACGTCTTCGAGACCGGCGACGCGATCATCGACGGCGGCAACTCCAACTACCGCGACGACGTGCGCCGGGCTGAGGCACTCGACAAGCGCGGAATCGACTACATCGACGCCGGCACGAGCGGCGGGGTGTTCGGTCTGGAGCGCGGGTACTGCCTGATGATCGGGGGGCCGGATGCCGCGGTGCAGCGCCTGGAGCCGATCTTCCGCACGATCGCCCCGGGCGCGGGCGATATCGACCGCACCCCCGGGCGCAGCGGCGACTACGCGCCTGAGGAGCTCGGATACCTCCACTGCGGGCCCAGCGGCGCCGGCCACTTCGTGAAGATGGTGCACAACGGCATCGAATACGGCATCATGGCCGCCCTCGCCGAGGGGCTGAACATCCTCGACAACGCGGATGCCGGAACCCGCGAGGCCGAGCACTCTGCCGAGATCGCGCCGCTCGAAGAGCCCGAGTTCTACAAGTTCACGGTCGACACGCCCAAGGTCGCCGAGCTCTGGCGGCGCGGATCGGTCATCTCGTCGTGGCTGCTGGACCTGACCGCCGCGGCCCTCGAGGAGAACCACGATCTGCACGGGCTGGCCGGGCGCGTGTCGGACTCGGGTGAGGGCCGCTGGACGGTGAAGGCCGCCGTCGACGTGGGTGTTCCCGTCCCGGTGCTGGCTTCGGCGCTGTTCGAGCGCTTCGCCTCACGCGACGAGGACCATTACGCCAACCAGCTGCTCTCGGCGATGCGTCTGCAGTTCGGCGGACACAAAGAGCTTCCCGCCGGCGACGTGCTCGAAGCGGGTGGCCGCAAGGCCGACGCTCACGAGTAG
- a CDS encoding isocitrate lyase/PEP mutase family protein, with protein sequence MPDLETAARFRALHDGPGPLLLPNPWDAGSALVFERLGFQALATTSNGFALSHGLPDGAITRDGVFEGIEMIVQATSLPVTADLEHGFEEDAAALADVYRQAVAAGLAGGSIEDATGADEKPLFEIAEAADRVRIAAEAAHEVNPAFVLTGRAENYLHGLRDLGDVIARLQAYQEAGADVLYAPGLSGAADIRSVIESVDRPINVLFGPAHLTVAELAELGVARISIGGSFAFAAYGAAAEVAREFLENGTNTYAALSRAGHAATGL encoded by the coding sequence ATGCCTGACCTCGAGACCGCCGCACGATTCCGTGCCCTGCACGACGGACCGGGCCCGCTGCTGCTGCCCAACCCGTGGGACGCCGGCTCTGCCCTCGTGTTCGAGCGCCTGGGATTTCAGGCGCTGGCCACCACGAGCAACGGCTTCGCCCTCTCGCACGGCCTGCCCGACGGGGCCATCACCCGTGACGGCGTCTTCGAGGGCATCGAGATGATCGTGCAGGCGACGAGTCTGCCGGTCACCGCCGATCTCGAGCACGGTTTCGAGGAGGATGCCGCCGCCCTCGCCGACGTATATCGTCAGGCGGTCGCTGCGGGCCTTGCCGGAGGATCCATCGAGGATGCGACCGGCGCCGACGAGAAGCCGCTGTTCGAGATCGCCGAAGCCGCCGACCGCGTGCGCATCGCCGCCGAGGCCGCCCACGAGGTGAACCCCGCATTCGTGCTCACGGGCCGCGCCGAGAACTACCTGCACGGACTGCGCGATCTCGGTGACGTGATCGCCCGGCTGCAGGCATATCAAGAGGCAGGCGCCGACGTGCTGTACGCCCCGGGACTGTCGGGAGCCGCCGACATCCGCTCCGTCATCGAAAGCGTGGACCGACCGATCAACGTGCTGTTCGGGCCCGCACACCTCACCGTGGCCGAACTCGCCGAACTCGGCGTCGCCCGCATCTCGATCGGCGGTTCGTTCGCCTTCGCCGCCTACGGCGCGGCGGCCGAGGTGGCGCGCGAGTTCCTCGAGAACGGCACGAACACGTATGCTGCGCTCTCCCGCGCGGGCCACGCGGCCACCGGGCTCTGA
- a CDS encoding metallopeptidase family protein, protein MVEISDDDFERMVSEVFDALPDDMVRGLENVGIVIENQPAGQRPRLYGLYRGHPLTNRGVYGFGELPDRITLYKNNMQERSADLDALRTRVRITLVHEIGHFFGLDDARLHELGWA, encoded by the coding sequence ATGGTCGAGATCTCGGACGACGACTTCGAGCGCATGGTGTCGGAGGTGTTCGACGCTCTCCCCGACGACATGGTCCGCGGACTCGAGAACGTCGGGATCGTCATCGAGAACCAGCCCGCGGGGCAGCGGCCGCGGCTCTACGGGCTGTATCGAGGGCATCCGCTGACGAACCGCGGGGTCTATGGATTCGGGGAGCTGCCCGACCGCATCACGTTGTACAAGAACAACATGCAGGAGCGCAGCGCCGACCTCGATGCGCTGCGCACGCGGGTGCGCATCACGCTCGTGCACGAGATCGGCCATTTCTTCGGCCTTGACGATGCCCGACTGCATGAGCTCGGCTGGGCTTAG
- a CDS encoding NAD(P)H-binding protein encodes MARILILGGHGKVARLLEPLLVAREDTVTAVIRNPEHEADVAATGAQVLVADIELLEVDQLENIIAGNDAVVFSAGAGGGDPARTRAVDRDAAIRSMDAAAAAGVTRYVMVSYFGARLDHGVSEDNPFFAYAEAKAAADAHLRASGLAYTIVAPSSLTLDEPTGRIDAQAAASGSIARADVAAVIAAVLSDDTTIGRTIAFNSGHTPIAEAVRG; translated from the coding sequence ATGGCGCGCATCCTCATCCTCGGCGGTCACGGCAAGGTCGCTCGGCTCCTGGAGCCCCTGCTGGTCGCCCGCGAAGACACGGTGACCGCCGTGATCCGCAATCCCGAGCACGAAGCCGACGTCGCCGCCACCGGCGCACAGGTGCTCGTCGCCGACATCGAGCTGCTCGAGGTCGATCAGCTGGAGAACATCATCGCCGGCAACGACGCGGTCGTCTTCTCGGCCGGCGCCGGCGGGGGCGATCCTGCGCGCACGCGCGCTGTCGATCGCGACGCCGCGATCCGGTCGATGGATGCTGCGGCCGCAGCCGGGGTGACGCGCTACGTGATGGTGTCGTACTTTGGTGCGCGCCTCGACCACGGCGTCAGTGAAGACAACCCGTTCTTCGCCTACGCCGAAGCCAAAGCGGCTGCCGACGCCCACCTGCGGGCGAGCGGGCTGGCGTACACGATCGTCGCGCCCAGCAGCCTGACCCTCGATGAGCCCACCGGACGCATCGACGCGCAGGCCGCGGCATCCGGATCCATCGCGCGCGCCGACGTGGCCGCAGTGATCGCCGCCGTGCTCTCCGATGACACGACGATCGGCCGCACGATCGCCTTCAACAGCGGCCACACCCCGATCGCCGAGGCCGTGCGGGGCTGA
- the arfB gene encoding alternative ribosome rescue aminoacyl-tRNA hydrolase ArfB, with amino-acid sequence MPAAHRPGVRVMPGLTIPESELSWRFSRSSGPGGQGVNTADSRVELAWDAAGSNVLSQLQRDRILDRLSGRLVDGVLTITASEHRAQLHNRDAARVRLASMVADALRPPPPTRRSTTTTRGAEERRLKAKKRRTGIKELRKRPFE; translated from the coding sequence ATGCCTGCCGCCCATCGTCCCGGGGTACGAGTCATGCCCGGACTGACCATCCCTGAGTCCGAGTTGTCGTGGCGGTTCTCCCGGTCTTCCGGCCCCGGGGGCCAAGGTGTGAACACTGCTGACTCTCGCGTGGAACTCGCGTGGGATGCGGCAGGTTCGAACGTCCTCTCGCAGCTGCAGCGTGACCGAATCCTCGATCGACTGAGCGGTCGCCTCGTGGACGGGGTTCTGACGATCACAGCATCCGAGCACCGCGCACAGCTGCACAATCGAGACGCCGCTCGTGTCCGCCTCGCGTCGATGGTCGCCGATGCGTTGCGACCGCCTCCCCCGACGCGTCGCTCGACGACGACGACTCGAGGTGCCGAAGAACGTCGCCTGAAAGCGAAGAAACGTCGCACGGGGATCAAAGAGCTTCGCAAACGCCCCTTCGAGTAG
- a CDS encoding transglutaminase family protein, translating to MASSERTSPARRERQHATAQLSLSLAAWVGVLAAMVPLVGVIVPGAWMAGVAVITGAVFAAGFIARWYRLPAVLVAVIELALWIAMTTAIFLRDLAIVFVIPTLHAFAAVPDKITAALHQIQVGFAPLAASPEVAFCLVTAAGLVAIVVDHVAVTARMPLAAAVALVAVSLIPSLAVPAPFDVLAFVLLAVAILFLLRVETRTRYQPPHAAPVAPSSTSAIAVSIGLVAVLVAVAATPLLPEPVARAAFGPGGSTINASLDLGRDLRRPDPVTVLTLRTSASSAPYLRVASLSSFDDAVWQPDIRPTTPISDPAGFGPETAERGIAVEKVTTTIRIDKLRAQYLPVPFPAVSVTGAPEGWNVMGANRTVISDGTLSTASGEEYTVTTEVPDPTLEQIRASTAHVGDVDTIGLPVVVPQIISEDAHEVTKGTTNDYDALTALQAWFRGPSFEYSLSAPAKQGFDASGVSSVADFLRVREGYCVHFASAFAIMARVLGMSSRVVVGYLPGTAETTSIPEASSPVYTVSSSQLHSWPEVYFAGIGWVPFEPTKSLGDPTSFLPEAAGSGNDVTPTTKPSSEPSATQQASQRPDAGAVGADDGRSDANAGVNLLPWGVGTGVVVVLLLVPMLLGIVRRRRQDAAARGGDALAAWSSVRDAAIDVGIAVPVTESPRAFAARLVHEHDAPSAETSVLVHAVEAAAYAPGGAPPGDESLERAVRAVRNGLYLSVPGGRRGRALLFPRSLVVRPGSVYARDGASAVTR from the coding sequence GTGGCCTCTTCTGAACGCACTTCCCCTGCCCGGCGAGAACGGCAGCACGCGACGGCGCAGCTGTCGCTGTCGCTGGCTGCCTGGGTGGGGGTGCTCGCCGCGATGGTTCCGCTGGTGGGGGTGATCGTGCCCGGTGCGTGGATGGCCGGGGTGGCAGTGATCACCGGCGCCGTGTTCGCCGCCGGTTTCATCGCCCGCTGGTATCGGCTGCCGGCGGTGCTGGTTGCCGTCATCGAGCTCGCCCTGTGGATCGCGATGACCACGGCCATCTTCCTGCGCGACCTGGCGATCGTGTTCGTGATTCCGACATTGCACGCCTTTGCCGCCGTCCCCGACAAGATCACCGCGGCGCTGCATCAGATCCAGGTCGGATTCGCTCCGCTGGCGGCGAGCCCCGAGGTCGCATTCTGCCTGGTGACGGCTGCGGGGCTCGTGGCGATCGTGGTCGACCACGTCGCGGTCACCGCCCGGATGCCGCTGGCTGCGGCGGTCGCGCTGGTCGCGGTCTCACTGATCCCCTCTCTCGCCGTGCCGGCACCGTTCGATGTGCTCGCCTTCGTGCTGCTGGCGGTGGCGATCCTGTTCCTGCTGCGGGTCGAGACGCGCACGCGCTACCAACCTCCCCATGCCGCACCCGTCGCACCCAGCAGCACGTCGGCGATCGCCGTCTCGATCGGTCTGGTCGCCGTCCTGGTCGCCGTGGCCGCCACGCCGCTGCTGCCCGAACCCGTCGCACGGGCCGCGTTCGGCCCCGGCGGCAGCACGATCAACGCGTCACTCGACCTGGGCAGAGACCTGCGCCGCCCCGACCCGGTCACGGTGCTGACGCTGCGCACGTCGGCGTCGTCGGCGCCGTATCTGCGGGTGGCATCGCTCTCGTCGTTCGACGACGCGGTGTGGCAGCCCGACATCCGGCCGACCACGCCGATCTCCGACCCCGCCGGCTTCGGGCCCGAGACGGCCGAGCGCGGCATCGCCGTGGAGAAGGTGACCACGACCATTCGCATCGACAAGCTCCGTGCGCAGTACCTGCCCGTTCCGTTCCCCGCCGTATCGGTCACCGGCGCACCCGAAGGCTGGAACGTGATGGGCGCGAACCGCACGGTCATCAGCGACGGCACGCTGTCGACCGCCTCGGGCGAGGAGTACACCGTCACCACAGAGGTCCCCGACCCCACGCTTGAGCAGATCCGCGCATCGACCGCGCATGTGGGCGACGTCGACACGATCGGGCTGCCGGTGGTCGTGCCGCAGATCATCTCAGAAGACGCGCACGAGGTGACCAAGGGCACGACCAACGATTACGACGCGTTGACCGCCTTGCAGGCGTGGTTCCGCGGGCCCTCGTTCGAGTACTCGCTGTCGGCTCCCGCCAAGCAGGGATTCGACGCGTCGGGCGTGTCCAGCGTCGCGGACTTCCTGCGCGTTCGCGAAGGGTATTGCGTCCACTTCGCCTCGGCTTTCGCGATCATGGCCCGGGTGCTGGGAATGTCGTCGCGCGTCGTGGTCGGCTACCTGCCCGGCACCGCCGAGACGACGTCGATCCCCGAGGCATCCTCGCCCGTGTACACCGTGTCCAGCTCGCAGCTGCACTCCTGGCCCGAGGTGTACTTCGCGGGGATCGGATGGGTGCCCTTCGAACCGACCAAGAGCCTCGGAGACCCGACATCCTTCCTTCCCGAGGCGGCCGGCAGCGGGAACGACGTGACGCCGACCACGAAGCCGTCCAGCGAGCCCAGCGCGACACAGCAGGCGTCTCAGCGCCCCGACGCGGGTGCCGTGGGTGCCGACGACGGTCGCTCTGACGCGAACGCGGGCGTGAACCTGCTGCCGTGGGGCGTGGGCACCGGCGTGGTCGTCGTGCTGCTGCTGGTTCCGATGCTGCTGGGCATCGTGCGCCGTCGCCGGCAGGATGCCGCGGCCCGCGGCGGCGATGCACTTGCGGCGTGGTCCAGCGTGCGCGACGCCGCGATCGACGTGGGCATCGCCGTTCCGGTGACCGAGTCGCCGCGTGCGTTCGCTGCCCGGCTGGTGCACGAGCACGATGCGCCGTCGGCCGAGACCTCTGTGCTCGTCCACGCCGTCGAGGCGGCCGCCTACGCACCGGGCGGCGCACCGCCCGGTGACGAGTCGCTGGAACGCGCGGTCCGCGCGGTGCGCAACGGACTTTACCTGTCGGTGCCCGGCGGGCGCCGGGGACGCGCCCTGCTGTTCCCGCGCTCGCTGGTCGTGCGACCGGGCAGCGTCTATGCGCGGGACGGAGCATCAGCCGTGACCCGGTAG
- a CDS encoding SDR family oxidoreductase, whose translation MDTSHAGQVVVVTGASGGIGRATAQAFGARGAQVALLARGDAGLSAAVRDVEAAGGTGLAIPTDMSSPEQVEAAAAAAEQTFGPIDVWVNVAFTSVFAEFTDITPAEYRRVTEVNYLGYVYATMAALKRMLPRDRGTIVQVGSALAYRGIPLQTAYCGSKHAIQGFHESLRCELRHNKSHVHVTMPQMPAVNTPQFDWVINRLPKPAQPVPPIYQTDLAARAVLYAADHPRRREYWVGGSTAMTLAVNAFAPGLMDRYLARTGYSSQQVDRPVPEDRPTNLWEPADGAGGRDYGAHGSFDDRAVTRSGQVWASQHHGLLGSVGAAVVVGALTLWRTGRR comes from the coding sequence ATGGACACATCGCACGCAGGCCAGGTCGTCGTCGTCACGGGCGCGAGCGGCGGCATCGGACGCGCCACCGCGCAGGCGTTCGGTGCCCGGGGAGCGCAGGTAGCGCTGCTGGCTCGAGGCGACGCGGGACTTTCGGCGGCTGTGCGTGACGTCGAAGCCGCCGGCGGGACGGGGCTGGCCATCCCGACCGACATGTCGTCGCCCGAGCAGGTCGAGGCGGCCGCCGCGGCGGCCGAGCAGACGTTCGGACCGATCGACGTGTGGGTGAACGTGGCGTTCACCTCGGTGTTCGCGGAGTTCACCGACATCACGCCCGCTGAATACCGGCGCGTGACCGAGGTGAACTATCTCGGGTACGTGTATGCCACGATGGCCGCGCTGAAGCGGATGCTGCCGCGTGATCGGGGCACCATCGTGCAGGTCGGCTCCGCTCTCGCATACCGGGGCATCCCGCTGCAGACCGCATACTGTGGGTCAAAGCATGCCATCCAGGGGTTCCATGAATCGCTGCGCTGCGAGCTGCGGCACAACAAGAGTCATGTCCATGTCACGATGCCGCAGATGCCTGCGGTGAACACGCCGCAGTTCGACTGGGTGATCAATCGGCTGCCGAAGCCGGCTCAGCCGGTGCCGCCGATCTACCAGACCGATCTGGCCGCGCGGGCGGTGCTGTACGCCGCCGATCATCCACGTCGGCGCGAGTACTGGGTCGGCGGGAGCACCGCGATGACGCTGGCGGTCAACGCGTTCGCGCCGGGGCTGATGGATCGCTATCTTGCCCGGACCGGATACTCGTCTCAGCAGGTCGACCGGCCGGTGCCGGAGGACCGGCCCACGAACCTGTGGGAGCCTGCCGACGGTGCGGGCGGGCGCGACTACGGCGCGCACGGCAGCTTCGACGATCGGGCGGTCACCCGCAGCGGCCAAGTGTGGGCGTCGCAGCATCACGGTCTGCTCGGCAGCGTCGGCGCCGCTGTGGTCGTCGGCGCTCTGACCCTGTGGCGGACGGGGCGGCGCTGA